From Pseudonocardia autotrophica, one genomic window encodes:
- a CDS encoding triose-phosphate isomerase family protein — MLIGISFKTWFSHARTVEWLRAAAATARGHDAVASGAVRLFAMPQFPTIPAAVGIAGPAGIAIGAQDIAEHDDGPWTGEVTGPVLAEVGATMVEVGHAERRAHFGENDDVVAAKTLAALRTGLTPVLCVGETERDTPQRAADAVRAQIDSALAPAGAAGIGGRLVVAYEPVWAIGAPQPAPPEHVREIGSALRAHLAAGPGGEVIYGGSAGPGLLPRIADGVDGMFLGRFAHDPAALGVILDEVLALGATPADAR; from the coding sequence GTGCTGATCGGCATCAGCTTCAAGACCTGGTTCTCGCACGCGCGCACCGTGGAGTGGCTGCGCGCCGCGGCGGCGACCGCCCGCGGACACGACGCCGTCGCCTCCGGCGCCGTCCGGCTGTTCGCGATGCCGCAGTTCCCGACGATCCCGGCCGCCGTCGGGATCGCCGGCCCGGCCGGGATCGCGATCGGCGCGCAGGACATCGCCGAGCACGACGACGGCCCGTGGACCGGCGAGGTCACCGGCCCGGTGCTCGCCGAGGTCGGCGCGACGATGGTCGAGGTCGGGCACGCCGAGCGGCGGGCGCACTTCGGCGAGAACGATGACGTCGTCGCCGCGAAGACGCTCGCCGCGCTGCGCACCGGGCTCACCCCGGTGTTGTGCGTCGGGGAGACCGAGCGGGACACCCCGCAGCGCGCCGCGGACGCGGTGCGGGCCCAGATCGACAGCGCGCTCGCGCCGGCCGGGGCCGCCGGGATCGGCGGCCGGCTGGTGGTGGCCTACGAGCCGGTGTGGGCGATCGGCGCCCCGCAACCGGCACCGCCGGAGCACGTACGGGAGATCGGATCCGCGCTGCGCGCGCACCTCGCCGCCGGGCCCGGCGGCGAGGTGATCTACGGCGGCAGCGCGGGCCCCGGGCTGCTGCCGCGGATCGCCGACGGCGTCGACGGGATGTTCCTCGGCCGGTTCGCGCACGATCCGGCCGCGCTCGGGGTCATCCTCGACGAGGTGCTCGCGCTGGGCGCCACCCCGGCGGACGCCCGATGA
- a CDS encoding GntR family transcriptional regulator — protein MSATPGLRGGIERRGLRDHVYERILELLLSGGLEPGTRLGIDTIARDLAVSPTPVREAMVQLERTGLVTREALKGYRVAPPLGAPQLAELFDARLMLEATATRMAAPAGPELLDELRRAQREHARVGERVAEALDAGRVDLPLTAEYFAADTGFHAVVLHHCGNRYLLDMSETLGAQVHRMRQTALRGVPDVEEAVAEHAAVVEAFASGEIDAPVEAMTRHLQNVRERSLRLERGD, from the coding sequence ATGAGCGCCACCCCGGGGCTGCGCGGCGGGATCGAGCGCCGCGGCCTGCGCGACCACGTCTACGAGCGGATCCTGGAGCTGCTGCTCAGCGGCGGCCTGGAACCGGGCACCCGGCTCGGGATCGACACCATCGCCCGCGACCTGGCCGTCTCCCCCACCCCGGTGCGGGAGGCGATGGTCCAGCTCGAACGCACCGGCCTGGTCACCCGGGAGGCGCTGAAGGGCTACCGGGTCGCGCCGCCGCTGGGTGCCCCGCAGCTGGCCGAGCTCTTCGACGCCCGGCTGATGCTGGAGGCCACCGCGACCCGGATGGCAGCCCCGGCCGGCCCGGAGCTGCTCGACGAGCTGCGGCGCGCACAGCGCGAGCACGCCCGGGTCGGTGAGCGGGTGGCCGAGGCGCTCGACGCGGGGCGGGTCGATCTCCCGCTGACCGCCGAGTACTTCGCCGCCGACACCGGCTTCCACGCCGTCGTGCTGCACCACTGCGGCAACCGCTACCTGCTCGACATGTCCGAGACGCTCGGGGCCCAGGTGCACCGGATGCGGCAGACCGCGCTGCGCGGCGTGCCGGACGTCGAGGAGGCGGTCGCCGAGCACGCCGCGGTGGTCGAGGCGTTCGCCTCCGGCGAGATCGACGCGCCGGTCGAGGCCATGACCCGGCACCTGCAGAACGTCCGGGAGCGCTCGCTGCGTCTCGAACGCGGGGACTGA
- a CDS encoding sulfite exporter TauE/SafE family protein, translated as MQGWEVAVIALAGLWAGLINTVVGSGTLVTFPVLVALGYPPVTATTSNAIGLISGTITGAVGYRKELTGHGRRLAGYAVASFLGAIGGAALLLSLPPDAFETIVPVLVGLSVLLVAVQPLLARRLKERAKPAQASGPLVYLAVFAVGIYGGYFTAAQGIMLVGLLGLLVADPLQRLNAFKNTLAAVVNLVAGVIYAVVAPVDWTVVGIIAVSSIFGGLLGAKVGRRLPPTVLRAVIVVVGIAAIAFLLLD; from the coding sequence GTGCAAGGGTGGGAGGTCGCGGTCATCGCGCTGGCCGGGCTGTGGGCGGGGCTGATCAACACCGTCGTCGGCTCGGGGACGCTGGTGACCTTCCCGGTGCTGGTCGCCCTCGGATACCCACCGGTGACGGCGACGACGTCGAACGCGATCGGCCTGATCTCCGGCACGATCACCGGGGCCGTCGGGTACCGCAAGGAGCTGACCGGGCACGGCCGCAGGCTCGCCGGCTACGCGGTGGCGTCGTTCCTGGGGGCGATCGGCGGCGCCGCGTTGCTGCTCTCGCTGCCGCCGGACGCGTTCGAGACCATCGTGCCGGTGCTGGTGGGGCTCTCGGTGCTGCTGGTGGCGGTGCAGCCGCTGCTCGCCCGGCGGCTCAAGGAGCGGGCAAAGCCGGCCCAGGCGTCCGGGCCGCTGGTGTACCTGGCCGTCTTCGCGGTCGGGATCTACGGCGGCTACTTCACCGCCGCGCAGGGGATCATGCTGGTCGGGTTGCTGGGGCTGCTCGTTGCCGATCCGCTGCAGCGGCTGAACGCGTTCAAGAACACCCTCGCCGCGGTGGTGAACCTGGTCGCCGGCGTGATCTACGCGGTGGTGGCGCCGGTCGACTGGACGGTGGTCGGGATCATCGCGGTGAGCTCGATCTTCGGCGGCCTGCTGGGGGCGAAGGTGGGCAGGCGGCTGCCTCCCACGGTGCTGCGCGCGGTGATCGTCGTGGTCGGGATCGCGGCGATCGCGTTCCTGCTGCTGGACTAG
- a CDS encoding sugar phosphate isomerase/epimerase family protein: protein MTARPDLTADTWPIAVCMHGFAPIGRDGIALHDAPAERWDALFAEVASLGFTELELADSHIRPADLEPSRRAELLSIAGGHGVSIISVHVQRQSVLQPGREDRNLDYAHRTVDAAAEMGMSVFSTGLHHPFSEAQKRALWFWTAPGWKDPDDADTRAFAVDRLRELGKHAQDAGLPMALEMYEDTYLGTADSAVQLIQEIGLDNVGLNPDIGNLVRLHRPIEDWREMHAKTLPYANYWHVKNYARDEAGDGSWFSSTPTSMELGLINYRQVVRDAVELGFRGPFLMEQYGGDSLGVCATNRDYLRTLLPRS from the coding sequence GTGACCGCTCGCCCCGATCTCACCGCCGACACCTGGCCGATCGCCGTGTGCATGCACGGTTTCGCCCCGATCGGCCGGGACGGGATCGCCCTGCACGACGCCCCCGCCGAGCGCTGGGACGCGCTGTTCGCCGAGGTCGCCTCGCTCGGGTTCACCGAGCTGGAGCTGGCCGACTCGCACATCCGCCCGGCCGATCTGGAACCGAGCCGCCGCGCCGAGCTGCTCTCGATCGCCGGGGGGCACGGCGTGTCGATCATCTCGGTGCACGTGCAGCGGCAGAGCGTGCTGCAGCCCGGCCGGGAGGACCGCAACCTCGACTACGCGCACCGCACCGTCGACGCCGCCGCCGAGATGGGCATGAGCGTGTTCTCCACCGGCCTGCACCACCCGTTCTCCGAGGCCCAGAAGCGGGCGCTCTGGTTCTGGACCGCGCCCGGCTGGAAGGACCCGGACGACGCCGACACCAGGGCGTTCGCCGTCGACCGGCTGCGCGAGCTCGGCAAGCACGCCCAGGACGCCGGGCTGCCGATGGCGCTGGAGATGTACGAGGACACCTACCTCGGCACCGCCGACTCCGCCGTGCAGCTGATCCAGGAGATCGGGCTCGACAACGTGGGCCTCAATCCCGACATCGGCAACCTCGTCCGGCTGCACCGGCCGATCGAGGACTGGCGGGAGATGCACGCCAAGACGCTGCCCTACGCCAACTACTGGCACGTCAAGAACTACGCCCGCGACGAAGCCGGTGACGGCTCCTGGTTCAGCTCCACGCCGACGTCGATGGAGCTCGGTCTCATCAACTACCGCCAGGTCGTGCGGGACGCCGTGGAGCTGGGATTCCGCGGCCCGTTCCTGATGGAGCAGTACGGCGGCGACTCGCTCGGCGTCTGCGCCACCAACCGCGACTACCTGCGCACCCTGCTCCCGCGCTCCTGA
- a CDS encoding RNA polymerase sigma factor — translation MVVAATARVTRDLDLAEDCTQDAFVRALGAWADGVPGNPTGWLTVTARRIALDRLRRETALRRRLPLLVEPGGGAEDEPEPADPLRLVFACCHPALARESQVALTLRLLCGVDTTAIAAVLLAGEAGVAARITRAKRKIASARIPFRIPDDDELPARLDAVLTVVHLLYTAGHVGSGPALTSTDLTGRAFGLARMLVRLLPDEPEPRALLGLLLLTEARAGARTDGGGELVLLDDQDRSGWDRRMIAEGLTLATAALRPGPDAGHGRFALQAAVAGLHAVAPSPERTDRALIVTIYDALMRVAPSPVVALNRAAARSRVPGADLAAVLTDLEALADDPALARYPYLPAARADVLSRLGRTGEAAVAYDAALELTANPVERRFLAGRREAARASTGSAGGSGPGR, via the coding sequence GTGGTGGTGGCCGCGACCGCCCGGGTGACCCGCGATCTGGATCTCGCCGAGGACTGCACCCAGGACGCGTTCGTCCGCGCACTGGGTGCCTGGGCGGACGGCGTCCCCGGCAACCCCACCGGCTGGCTGACCGTCACGGCCCGGCGGATCGCGCTCGACCGGCTGCGGCGGGAGACGGCACTGCGCCGCAGGCTCCCGCTGCTGGTCGAACCCGGCGGCGGGGCGGAGGACGAACCGGAGCCCGCTGATCCGCTGCGGCTGGTGTTCGCCTGCTGCCATCCGGCGCTGGCCCGCGAGTCGCAGGTGGCGCTGACCCTGCGCCTGCTGTGCGGCGTCGACACCACCGCGATCGCCGCGGTGCTGCTCGCCGGGGAGGCCGGTGTCGCGGCGCGGATCACCCGGGCCAAGCGCAAGATCGCGTCGGCCCGCATCCCGTTCCGGATCCCGGACGACGACGAGCTGCCGGCCCGGCTCGACGCCGTCCTGACCGTCGTGCACCTGCTCTACACGGCCGGACACGTCGGCTCCGGCCCGGCCCTGACCAGCACCGACCTGACCGGACGGGCGTTCGGGCTGGCCCGGATGCTGGTCCGGCTGCTGCCCGACGAGCCGGAGCCGCGGGCGCTGCTCGGGCTGCTCCTGCTGACCGAGGCGCGCGCCGGGGCGCGCACCGACGGCGGGGGCGAGCTGGTGCTGCTCGACGACCAGGACCGCTCCGGCTGGGACCGCCGGATGATCGCCGAGGGTCTCACCCTGGCGACGGCGGCACTGCGCCCCGGACCGGATGCCGGGCACGGGCGGTTCGCCCTGCAGGCTGCCGTCGCCGGGCTGCACGCCGTCGCCCCGTCGCCGGAGCGGACCGACCGGGCGCTGATCGTCACGATCTACGACGCGCTGATGCGGGTGGCGCCGTCACCGGTGGTCGCGCTCAACCGGGCGGCCGCCCGCAGCAGGGTTCCGGGGGCCGATCTGGCAGCGGTGCTCACCGACCTGGAGGCGCTCGCGGACGATCCGGCGCTCGCCCGCTACCCGTACCTGCCCGCGGCCCGGGCCGACGTACTGAGCCGTCTCGGCCGTACCGGGGAGGCGGCGGTGGCCTACGACGCGGCGCTGGAGCTCACCGCGAACCCGGTGGAGCGGCGCTTCCTCGCCGGGCGCCGGGAGGCGGCCCGTGCATCGACGGGCTCAGCAGGGGGTAGCGGCCCCGGCCGGTAG
- a CDS encoding SDR family NAD(P)-dependent oxidoreductase — protein sequence MSAPFPAERTVILTGAGSPRGIGRATAFHLAEAGWNVGLIDVDAAAAEATAAEVAAAHGVRAVGIGADVADRTAAVAAVDTLEAELPRLVALVAFAGVSSPVPYLDVDADEWRRVVSINLEGTHWVTQRVARSLVGHGVGRIVGVSSVSAQRGGGTYSKTPYSAAKAGIVGLIRSVARELGPHGVTANVISPGPIDTDIMGGTLSEERKAAMAADGVLTRIGTPRDVAAAAAYLISADAGFVTGQTLNVDGGLYMH from the coding sequence ATGAGCGCCCCGTTCCCGGCCGAGCGCACCGTCATCCTGACCGGCGCCGGATCGCCGCGCGGGATCGGCCGCGCCACCGCCTTCCATCTCGCCGAGGCCGGCTGGAACGTCGGGCTGATCGACGTCGACGCTGCCGCGGCCGAGGCGACCGCCGCCGAGGTGGCCGCGGCGCACGGCGTGCGTGCGGTGGGGATCGGCGCGGACGTGGCCGACCGGACCGCCGCGGTGGCCGCCGTCGACACCCTGGAGGCCGAGCTGCCCCGGCTGGTCGCGCTGGTCGCGTTCGCCGGGGTCTCCTCCCCCGTGCCCTATCTCGACGTCGACGCCGACGAATGGCGCCGGGTCGTCTCGATCAACCTGGAGGGCACCCACTGGGTCACCCAGCGGGTGGCCCGCTCGCTGGTCGGGCACGGAGTCGGCCGGATCGTCGGTGTGTCGTCGGTGTCGGCGCAGCGCGGTGGCGGTACCTACTCGAAGACGCCCTACTCCGCCGCCAAGGCCGGGATCGTCGGGCTGATCCGGTCGGTCGCCCGCGAGCTGGGCCCGCACGGGGTGACCGCGAACGTGATCTCCCCCGGCCCGATCGACACCGACATCATGGGCGGCACGCTGAGCGAGGAGCGCAAGGCCGCGATGGCGGCCGACGGTGTGCTCACCCGGATCGGCACGCCGCGCGACGTCGCGGCCGCCGCCGCCTACCTGATCAGCGCCGACGCCGGCTTCGTGACCGGCCAGACGCTCAACGTCGACGGCGGCCTGTACATGCACTGA
- a CDS encoding YciI family protein: protein MARYVFLMFDSEDWYDDVDEQGIAEEMRLHEEFMAAVRAAGASVVGGEALERSTSATTVRRGDGATPMVTDGPFADTKEALGGFYVIEAVDLDVALRLAALCPAGTVEVRPVLDTGDDDPATP from the coding sequence ATGGCCCGGTACGTGTTCCTGATGTTCGACTCCGAGGACTGGTACGACGACGTCGACGAGCAGGGGATCGCCGAAGAGATGCGGCTGCACGAGGAGTTCATGGCGGCGGTCCGCGCGGCCGGGGCGAGCGTGGTCGGCGGTGAGGCACTGGAGCGGTCGACGTCGGCGACCACGGTGCGGCGCGGGGACGGTGCGACCCCGATGGTCACCGACGGCCCGTTCGCCGACACCAAGGAGGCCCTCGGTGGTTTCTACGTGATCGAGGCCGTCGATCTCGACGTCGCGCTGCGGCTCGCTGCGCTCTGCCCGGCCGGGACCGTCGAGGTGCGGCCGGTGCTCGACACCGGCGACGACGACCCGGCGACCCCCTGA
- a CDS encoding TetR/AcrR family transcriptional regulator — protein MPLTTSEDPRWAAPPRPAGRTLDRAGIVATALEVADAEGLEAVSMPRLARELGSAPMSLYRHVPGKDALVDLVLESALGEPPDLTGCPVRLGLEIWATALRDVLDEHPWVVALMAGPRQAGPAECGWAEALLAHVVGAGHPLGTAVEVLHLVHGYVRGAAALAGDRLPTVADLERSGRADRLPVLTRLLGGAVARGAGGGEPLFESGLRRVLDAAL, from the coding sequence GTGCCCCTGACGACCTCCGAGGATCCCCGCTGGGCCGCTCCGCCCCGGCCGGCCGGCCGCACCCTCGACCGGGCGGGGATCGTCGCGACCGCGTTGGAGGTCGCCGACGCCGAGGGACTCGAGGCCGTCTCCATGCCCCGGCTGGCCCGCGAGCTCGGGTCCGCCCCGATGTCGCTGTACCGGCACGTGCCCGGCAAGGACGCGCTGGTCGATCTGGTCCTGGAGTCCGCGCTCGGTGAGCCACCGGACCTGACCGGCTGCCCGGTGCGGCTGGGGCTGGAGATCTGGGCGACCGCGTTGCGCGACGTACTCGACGAGCACCCCTGGGTGGTCGCGCTGATGGCCGGGCCGCGGCAGGCCGGGCCGGCGGAGTGCGGCTGGGCGGAGGCGTTGCTCGCGCACGTCGTCGGCGCCGGGCACCCACTGGGCACCGCGGTGGAGGTGCTGCACCTGGTGCACGGTTACGTGCGCGGTGCGGCCGCGCTGGCCGGTGACCGGCTGCCGACGGTGGCGGATCTCGAACGGTCCGGCCGGGCGGACCGGCTGCCGGTGCTGACCCGGTTGCTGGGTGGCGCGGTGGCCCGCGGGGCCGGTGGCGGGGAGCCGCTGTTCGAGAGCGGCCTGCGCCGGGTGCTCGACGCCGCCCTGTGA
- a CDS encoding 3-hydroxyacyl-CoA dehydrogenase family protein: protein MTSRPTLTGTYAVIGSGYMGGGIAQVLALAGAHVRIADVDAATSTANRERLIGEAKQFATDQLFPPHAPDTIAERVTVAGSFEEAVEGASFVEEAVPEKIEIKHDVLRRVSAAAAPETVIGSNTSTILIGRIAEAVTHPERFLGVHFSNPAPFIPGVEVIAHAGTDESIIPGVEEIVRATGKHPARISDADGFVLNRLQYALFEEASKLVDEGVANAADVDTIVRTTFGFRLPFFGPFAIADMAGLDVYKFCFESLQGRWPERFATPPALAEHVGNGRLGTKSGGGFLDVPAERVPELVAYRNRAYVRMQQLLDELGPAPVQETGR, encoded by the coding sequence ATGACATCCCGACCGACTCTCACCGGTACCTACGCGGTGATCGGCAGCGGCTACATGGGCGGCGGGATCGCCCAGGTACTGGCCCTGGCCGGCGCGCACGTCCGGATCGCCGACGTCGACGCGGCGACCAGCACCGCCAACCGGGAACGACTGATCGGCGAGGCGAAGCAGTTCGCCACCGACCAGCTCTTCCCCCCGCACGCACCCGACACGATCGCCGAGCGGGTCACCGTCGCCGGGTCCTTCGAGGAGGCCGTCGAGGGTGCCTCCTTCGTCGAGGAGGCGGTGCCCGAGAAGATCGAGATCAAGCACGACGTGCTGCGCCGGGTCTCCGCGGCCGCCGCACCGGAGACCGTGATCGGCTCCAACACCTCGACCATCCTGATCGGCCGGATCGCCGAGGCCGTGACGCACCCGGAGCGCTTCCTCGGCGTGCACTTCTCCAATCCGGCGCCGTTCATCCCGGGCGTCGAGGTGATCGCTCACGCCGGGACCGACGAGTCGATCATCCCCGGCGTCGAGGAGATCGTCCGGGCGACCGGCAAGCATCCCGCCCGGATCTCCGACGCCGACGGCTTCGTCCTCAACCGGCTGCAGTACGCGCTGTTCGAGGAGGCCTCCAAGCTGGTCGACGAAGGCGTCGCGAACGCGGCCGACGTCGACACCATCGTCCGCACCACGTTCGGTTTCCGGCTGCCGTTCTTCGGCCCGTTCGCGATCGCCGACATGGCGGGCCTGGACGTCTACAAGTTCTGCTTCGAGTCGTTGCAGGGCCGCTGGCCGGAGCGCTTCGCCACCCCGCCCGCGCTGGCCGAGCACGTCGGGAACGGCCGGCTGGGCACCAAGTCCGGCGGCGGGTTCCTCGACGTCCCGGCCGAGCGGGTGCCCGAGCTGGTGGCCTACCGCAACCGCGCCTACGTGCGGATGCAGCAGCTGCTCGACGAGCTCGGCCCGGCCCCGGTCCAGGAGACCGGCCGATGA
- a CDS encoding PLDc N-terminal domain-containing protein, translated as MATGSKVRWNQLGTTGRVAVVLAGVLQFGLLGAAWADLARRAPSEVNGPRWVWALAALVNFAGPITYFARGRKR; from the coding sequence ATGGCAACAGGATCGAAGGTGCGCTGGAACCAGCTGGGGACGACCGGCCGGGTCGCGGTGGTGCTCGCGGGGGTGCTCCAGTTCGGACTGCTCGGTGCGGCATGGGCGGACCTGGCCCGGCGCGCCCCGTCCGAGGTGAACGGTCCGCGGTGGGTGTGGGCGCTGGCCGCACTGGTGAACTTCGCCGGCCCGATCACCTACTTCGCGCGCGGCCGCAAGCGCTGA
- a CDS encoding MFS transporter, producing MATSSSGPSGSSADAPRELLNSPHLESGIRKSVRRLMPMLVILYFVAFLDRTNIAFAEEGLQVDRGVSAGAFALGAGIFFIGYALFEIPSNLLLKKYGARFWLARIAITWGLVGAAFAFTTNDTMFIVLRFLLGVAEAGLFPGVIMFLAEWFPNRKRVQMFAIFYLAQPFSQMVGGPLSGVMISFGNRFTPFLGWQVMFFMQGMMAVVAGIVALFVLIDSPSKAPFLSTEEKTAMREVMEHENAVKDSDGPRGIVPAMLSAKVWYFTVIYFCLQIAVYGTTFYLPQQVSSLIGRDVGWEVGLVTAIPWAVGLFACYYIGRHADTLRRRRNWGTIAFAVTGTAILVSGWAGANGQALLGIAAITVAVSAFLCAGPISWSFPTAFLAGAAAATGIGLINSIGNLGGFVAPIMRTAINDLVPTDTGMWGVLSLGVLAFLAAAMTWGTRFFTARADDLLGDAPGAARRETGR from the coding sequence GTGGCCACCTCGTCATCCGGGCCGTCCGGCTCGTCCGCTGACGCGCCGCGGGAGCTGCTGAACAGCCCGCACCTGGAATCCGGGATCCGCAAGTCGGTCCGCCGGCTGATGCCGATGCTGGTGATCCTGTACTTCGTCGCCTTCCTGGACCGCACCAACATCGCGTTCGCCGAGGAGGGCCTGCAGGTCGACCGGGGTGTCAGCGCGGGGGCGTTCGCGCTCGGCGCCGGCATCTTCTTCATCGGCTACGCGCTGTTCGAGATCCCCAGCAACCTGCTGCTGAAGAAGTACGGGGCCCGGTTCTGGCTGGCCCGGATCGCGATCACCTGGGGCCTGGTCGGCGCCGCGTTCGCCTTCACCACCAACGACACGATGTTCATCGTGCTGCGGTTCCTGCTCGGCGTGGCGGAGGCCGGGCTGTTCCCCGGCGTCATCATGTTCCTCGCCGAGTGGTTCCCGAACCGCAAACGCGTGCAGATGTTCGCGATCTTTTACCTCGCACAGCCGTTCAGCCAGATGGTCGGCGGCCCGTTGTCCGGGGTGATGATCAGCTTCGGTAACCGGTTCACGCCGTTCCTCGGCTGGCAGGTGATGTTCTTCATGCAGGGCATGATGGCCGTCGTCGCCGGCATCGTCGCGCTGTTCGTGCTCATCGACTCCCCCTCGAAGGCCCCGTTCCTCAGTACCGAGGAGAAGACGGCGATGCGCGAGGTGATGGAGCACGAGAACGCCGTCAAGGACTCCGACGGGCCCCGCGGCATCGTCCCGGCGATGCTCAGCGCGAAGGTCTGGTACTTCACGGTCATCTACTTCTGCCTGCAGATCGCCGTCTACGGCACCACCTTCTACCTGCCGCAACAGGTGTCGTCGCTGATCGGGCGGGACGTCGGCTGGGAGGTCGGGCTGGTCACCGCCATCCCGTGGGCGGTCGGCCTGTTCGCCTGCTACTACATCGGACGGCACGCGGACACGCTGCGGCGCAGGCGCAACTGGGGAACGATCGCGTTCGCCGTGACCGGCACCGCGATCCTGGTGTCGGGCTGGGCCGGTGCGAACGGCCAGGCGCTGCTCGGCATCGCCGCGATCACGGTGGCGGTCTCGGCGTTCCTCTGCGCCGGTCCGATCAGCTGGTCGTTCCCGACCGCTTTCCTCGCCGGGGCGGCAGCGGCGACCGGGATCGGGCTGATCAACTCGATCGGCAACCTCGGTGGTTTCGTCGCGCCGATCATGCGGACCGCGATCAACGACCTGGTTCCGACCGACACCGGCATGTGGGGCGTGCTCTCGCTGGGGGTGCTGGCCTTCCTCGCCGCCGCGATGACCTGGGGCACCCGGTTCTTCACCGCCCGCGCCGACGACCTGCTCGGTGACGCACCGGGCGCGGCCCGCCGGGAGACCGGGCGGTGA
- a CDS encoding CPBP family intramembrane glutamic endopeptidase produces MTTSTPDGAGTPQGAEPPAEVPAPGPRLRVWHFLVLVLGYLALVQGAAIWLAADQGAGESGLTSTDAILRQILIPVGIGCIVALAAVTYLRSWQTIFVEPRTMRPWLIAIPVVLLLTGVVVTDYGGLAGKGVAFVGALLVATMMVGFAEELLFRGVGVQVFRRAGFTEFRVGLWTSIVFGVAHGSNGLVTGEFGNALLQVVLTTGTGFVFYLVFRSTGALTMAMLAHGWWDFSVLSTQVDPANPTSMEYVAFGALAAILLAVLVLRRRMS; encoded by the coding sequence GTGACGACCTCGACACCCGACGGCGCGGGTACGCCGCAGGGCGCGGAGCCTCCGGCGGAGGTACCCGCACCGGGGCCGCGGCTGCGGGTGTGGCACTTCCTGGTCCTGGTCCTCGGATACCTGGCGCTGGTGCAGGGCGCAGCGATCTGGCTGGCCGCGGATCAGGGCGCCGGCGAGAGCGGTCTGACCTCCACCGACGCGATCCTCCGCCAGATCCTGATCCCGGTCGGCATCGGCTGCATCGTCGCCCTCGCGGCCGTGACGTACCTGCGCTCCTGGCAGACGATCTTCGTCGAGCCCCGCACGATGCGCCCCTGGCTCATCGCGATTCCGGTCGTCCTGCTGCTGACCGGCGTGGTCGTCACCGACTACGGCGGCCTCGCCGGCAAGGGCGTCGCCTTCGTCGGAGCCCTGCTGGTCGCCACCATGATGGTCGGGTTCGCCGAGGAGCTGCTGTTCCGCGGTGTCGGCGTGCAGGTCTTCCGCCGGGCCGGCTTCACCGAGTTCCGGGTCGGGCTCTGGACCAGCATCGTGTTCGGTGTCGCGCACGGTTCCAACGGGCTCGTCACCGGCGAGTTCGGCAACGCACTCCTGCAGGTCGTGCTGACCACCGGCACCGGATTCGTGTTCTATCTCGTGTTCCGCAGCACCGGCGCCCTGACGATGGCGATGCTGGCGCACGGTTGGTGGGACTTCAGCGTGCTGAGCACCCAGGTCGATCCCGCGAACCCCACCTCCATGGAGTACGTCGCCTTCGGCGCGTTGGCCGCGATCCTGCTGGCCGTGCTCGTGCTGCGCCGCAGGATGAGCTGA